From Neofelis nebulosa isolate mNeoNeb1 chromosome 14, mNeoNeb1.pri, whole genome shotgun sequence:
NNNNNNNNNNNNNNNNNNNNNNNNNNNNNNNNNNNNNNNNNNNNNNNNNNNNNNNNNNNNNNNNNNNNNNNNNNNNNNNNNNNNNNNNNNNNNNNNNNNNNNNNNNNNNNNNNNNNNNNNNNNNNNNNNNNNNNNNNNNNNNNNNNNNNNNNNNNNNNNNNNNNNNNNNNNNNNNNNNNNNNNNNNNNNNNNNNNNNNNNNNNNNNNNNNNNNNNNNNNNNNNNNNNNNNNNNNNNNNNNNNNNNNNNNNNNNNNNNNNNNNNNNNNNNNNNNNNNNNNNNNNNNNNNNNNNNNNNNNNNNNNNNNNNNNNNNNNNNNNNNNNNNNNNNNNNNNNNNNNNNNNNNNNNNNNNNNNNNNNNNNNNNNNNNNNNNNNNNNNNNNNNNNNNNNNNNNNNNNNNNNNNNNNNNNNNNNNNNNNNNNNNNNNNNNNNNNNNNNNNNNNNNNNNNNNNNNNNNNNNNNNNNNNNNNNNNNNNNNNNNNNNNNNNNNNNNNNNNNNNNNNNNNNNNNNNNNNNNNNNNNNNNNNNNNNNNNNNNNNNNNNNNNNNNNNNNNNNNNNNNNNNNNNNNNNNNNNNNNNNNNNNNNNNNNNNNNNNNNNNNNNNNNNNNNNNNNNNNNNNNNNNNNNNNNNNNNNNNNNNNNNNNNNNNNNNNNNNNNNNNNNNNNNNNNNNNNNNNNNNNNNNNNNNNNNNNNNNNNNNNNNNNNNNNNNNNNNNNNNNNNNNNNNNNNNNNNNNNNNNNNNNNNNNNNNNNNNNNNNNNNNNNNNNNNNNNNNNNNNNNNNNNNNNNNNNNNNNNNNNNNNNNNNNNNNNNNNNNNNNNNNNNNNNNNNNNNNNNNNNNNNNNNNNNNNNNNNNNNNNNNNNNNNNNNNNNNNNNNNNNNNNNNNNNNNNNNNNNNNNNNNNNNNNNNNNNNNNNNNNNNNNNNNNNNNNNNNNNNNNNNNNNNNNNNNNNNNNNNNNNNNNNNNNNNNNNNNNNNNNNNNNNNNNNNNNNNNNNNNNNNNNNNNNNNNNNNNNNNNNNNNNNNNNNNNNNNNNNNNNNNNNNNNNNNNNNNNNNNNNNNNNNNNNNNNNNNNNNNNNNNNNNNNNNNNNNNNNNNNNNNNNNNNNNNNNNNNNNNNNNNNNNNNNNNNNNNNNNNNNNNNNNNNNNNNNNNNNNNNNNNNNNNNNNNNNNNNNNNNNNNNNNNNNNNNNNNNNNNNNNNNNNNNNNNNNNNNNNNNNNNNNNNNNNNNNNNNNNNNNNNNNNNNNNNNNNNNNNNNNNNNNNNNNNNNNNNNNNNNNNNNNNNNNNNNNNNNNNNNNNNNNNNNNNNNNNNNNNNNNNNNNNNNNNNNNNNNNNNNNNNNNNNNNNNNNNNNNNNNNNNNNNNNNNNNNNNNNNNNNNNNNNNNNNNNNNNNNNNNNNNNNNNNNNNNNNNNNNNNNNNNNNNNNNNNNNNNNNNNNNNNNNNNNNNNNNNNNNNNNNNNNNNNNNNNNNNNNNNNNNNNNNNNNNNNNNNNNNNNNNNNNNNNNNNNNNNNNNNNNNNNNNNNNNNNNNNNNNNNNNNNNNNNNNNNNNNNNNNNNNNNNNNNNNNNNNNNNNNNNNNNNNNNNNNNNNNNNNNNNNNNNNNNNNNNNNNNNNNNNNNNNNNNNNNNNNNNNNNNNNNNNNNNNNNNNNNNNNNNNNNNNNNNNNNNNNNNNNNNNNNNNNNNNNNNNNNNNNNNNNNNNNNNNNNNNNNNNNNNNNNNNNNNNNNNNNNNNNNNNNNNNNNNNNNNNNNNNNNNNNNNNNNNNNNNNNNNNNNNNNNNNNNNNNNNNNNNNNNNNNNNNNNNNNNNNNNNNNNNNNNNNNNNNNNNNNNNNNNNNNNNNNNNNNNNNNNNNNNNNNNNNNNNNNNNNNNNNNNNNNNNNNNNNNNNNNNNNNNNNNNNNNNNNNNNNNNNNNNNNNNNNNNNNNNNNNNNNNNNNNNNNNNNNNNNNNNNNNNNNNNNNNNNNNNNNNNNNNNNNNNNNNNNNNNNNNNNNNNNNNNNNNNNNNNNNNNNNNNNNNNNNNNNNNNNNNNNNNNNNNNNNNNNNNNNNNNNNNNNNNNNNNNNNNNNNNNNNNNNNNNNNNNNNNNNNNNNNNNNNNNNNNNNNNNNNNNNNNNNNNNNNNNNNNNNNNNNNNNNNNNNNNNNNNNNNNNNNNNNNNNNNNNNNNNNNNNNNNNNNNNNNNNNNNNNNNNNNNNNNNNNNNNNNNNNNNNNNNNNNNNNNNNNNNNNNNNNNNNNNNNNNNNNNNNNNNNNNNNNNNNNNNNNNNNNNNNNNNNNNNNNNNNNNNNNNNNNNNNNNNNNNNNNNNNNNNNNNNNNNNNNNNNNNNNNNNNNNNNNNNNNNNNNNNNNNNNNNNNNNNNNNNNNNNNNNNNNNNNNNNNNNNNNNNNNNNNNNNNNNNNNNNNNNNNNNNNNNNNNNNNNNNNNNNNNNNNNNNNNNNNNNNNNNNNNNNNNNNNNNNNNNNNNNNNNNNNNNNNNNNNNNNNNNNNNNNNNNNNNNNNNNNNNNNNNNNNNNNNNNNNNNNNNNNNNNNNNNNNNNNNNNNNNNNNNNNNNNNNNNNNNNNNNNNNNNNNNNNNNNNNNNNNNNNNNNNNNNNNNNNNNNNNNNNNNNNNNNNNNNNNNNNNNNNNNNNNNNNNNNNNNNNNNNNNNNNNNNNNNNNNNNNNNNNNNNNNNNNNNNNNNNNNNNNNNNNNNNNNNNNNNNNNNNNNNNNNNNNNNNNNNNNNNNNNNNNNNNNNNNNNNNNNNNNNNNNNNNNNNNNNNNNNNNNNNNNNNNNNNNNNNNNNNNNNNNNNNNNNNNNNNNNNNNNNNNNNNNNNNNNNNNNNNNNNNNNNNNNNNNNNNNNNNNNNNNNNNNNNNNNNNNNNNNNNNNNNNNNNNNNNNNNNNNNNNNNNNNNNNNNNNNNNNNNNNNNNNNNNNNNNNNNNNNNNNNNNNNNNNNNNNNNNNNNNNNNNNNNNNNNNNNNNNNNNNNNNNNNNNNNNNNNNNNNNNNNNNNNNNNNNNNNNNNNNNNNNNNNNNNNNNNNNNNNNNNNNNNNNNNNNNNNNNNNNNNNNNNNNNNNNNNNNNNNNNNNNNNNNNNNNNNNNNNNNNNNNNNNNNNNNNNNNNNNNNNNNNNNNNNNNNNNNNNNNNNNNNNNNNNNNNNNNNNNNNNNNNNNNNNNNNNNNNNNNNNNNNNNNNNNNNNNNNNNNNNNNNNNNNNNNNNNNNNNNNNNNNNNNNNNNNNNNNNNNNNNNNNNNNNNNNNNNNNNNNNNNNNNNNNNNNNNNNNNNNNNNNNNNNNNNNNNNNNNNNNNNNNNNNNNNNNNNNNNNNNNNNNNNNNNNNNNNNNNNNNNNNNNNNNNNNNNNNNNNNNNNNNNNNNNNNNNNNNNNNNNNNNNNNNNNNNNNNNNNNNNNNNNNNNNNNNNNNNNNNNNNNNNNNNNNNNNNNNNNNNNNNNNNNNNNNNNNNNNNNNNNNNNNNNNNNNNNNNNNNNNNNNNNNNNNNNNNNNNNNNNNNNNNNNNNNNNNNNNNNNNNNNNNNNNNNNNNNNNNNNNNNNNNNNNNNNNNNNNNNNNNNNNNNNNNNNNNNNNNNNNNNNNNNNNNNNNNNNNNNNNNNNNNNNNNNNNNNNNNNNNNNNNNNNNNNNNNNNNNNNNNNNNNNNNNNNNNNNNNNNNNNNNNNNNNNNNNNNNNNNNNNNNNNNNNNNNNNNNNNNNNNNNNNNNNNNNNNNNNNNNNNNNNNNNNNNNNNNNNNNNNNNNNNNNNNNNNNNNNNNNNNNNNNNNNNNNNNNNNNNNNNNNNNNNNNNNNNNNNNNNNNNNNNNNNNNNNNNNNNNNNNNNNNNNNNNNNNNNNNNNNNNNNNNNNNNNNNNNNNNNNNNNNNNNNNNNNNNNNNNNNNNNNNNNNNNNNNNNNNNNNNNNNNNNNNNNNNNNNNNNNNNNNNNNNNNNNNNNNNNNNNNNNNNNNNNNNNNNNNNNNNNNNNNNNNNNNNNNNNNNNNNNNNNNNNNNNNNNNNNNNNNNNNNNNNNNNNNNNNNNNNNNNNNNNNNNNNNNNNNNNNNNNNNNNNNNNNNNNNNNNNNNNNNNNNNNNNNNNNNNNNNNNNNNNNNNNNNNNNNNNNNNNNNNNNNNNNNNNNNNNNNNNNNNNNNNNNNNNNNNNNNNNNNNNNNNNNNNNNNNNNNNNNNNNNNNNNNNNNNNNNNNNNNNNNNNNNNNNNNNNNNNNNNNNNNNNNNNNNNNNNNNNNNNNNNNNNNNNNNNNNNNNNNNNNNNNNNNNNNNNNNNNNNNNNNNNNNNNNNNNNNNNNNNNNNNNNNNNNNNNNNNNNNNNNNNNNNNNNNNNNNNNNNNNNNNNNNNNNNNNNNNNNNNNNNNNNNNNNNNNNNNNNNNNNNNNNNNNNNNNNNNNNNNNNNNNNNNNNNNNNNNNNNNNNNNNNNNNNNNNNNNNNNNNNNNNNNNNNNNNNNNNNNNNNNNNNNNNNNNNNNNNNNNNNNNNNNNNNNNNNNNNNNNNNNNNNNNNNNNNNNNNNNNNNNNNNNNNNNNNNNNNNNNNNNNNNNNNNNNNNNNNNNNNNNNNNNNNNNNNNNNNNNNNNNNNNNNNNNNNNNNNNNNNNNNNNNNNNNNNNNNNNNNNNNNNNNNNNNNNNNNNNNNNNNNNNNNNNNNNNNNNNNNNNNNNNNNNNNNNNNNNNNNNNNNNNNNNNNNNNNNNNNNNNNNNNNNNNNNNNNNNNNNNNNNNNNNNNNNNNNNNNNNNNNNNNNNNNNNNNNNNNNNNNNNNNNNNNNNNNNNNNNNNNNNNNNNNNNNNNNNNNNNNNNNNNNNNNNNNNNNNNNNNNNNNNNNNNNNNNNNNNNNNNNNNNNNNNNNNNNNNNNNNNNNNNNNNNNNNNNNNNNNNNNNNNNNNNNNNNNNNNNNNNNNNNNNNNNNNNNNNNNNNNNNNNNNNNNNNNNNNNNNNNNNNNNNNNNNNNNNNNNNNNNNNNNNNNNNNNNNNNNNNNNNNNNNNNNNNNNNNNNNNNNNNNNNNNNNNNNNNNNNNNNNNNNNNNNNNNNNNNNNNNNNNNNNNNNNNNNNNNNNNNNNNNNNNNNNNNNNNNNNNNNNNNNNNNNNNNNNNNNNNNNNNNNNNNNNNNNNNNNNNNNNNNNNNNNNNNNNNNNNNNNNNNNNNNNNNNNNNNNNNNNNNNNNNNNNNNNNNNNNNNNNNNNNNNNNNNNNNNNNNNNNNNNNNNNNNNNNNNNNNNNNNNNNNNNNNNNNNNNNNNNNNNNNNNNNNNNNNNNNNNNNNNNNNNNNNNNNNNNNNNNNNNNNNNNNNNNNNNNNNNNNNNNNNNNNNNNNNNNNNNNNNNNNNNNNNNNNNNNNNNNNNNNNNNNNNNNNNNNNNNNNNNNNNNNNNNNNNNNNNNNNNNNNNNNNNNNNNNNNNNNNNNNNNNNNNNNNNNNNNNNNNNNNNNNNNNNNNNNNNNNNNNNNNNNNNNNNNNNNNNNNNNNNNNNNNNNNNNNNNNNNNNNNNNNNNNNNNNNNNNNNNNNNNNNNNNNNNNNNNNNNNNNNNNNNNNNNNNNNNNNNNNNNNNNNNNNNNNNNNNNNNNNNNNNNNNNNNNNNNNNNNNNNNNNNNNNNNNNNNNNNNNNNNNNNNNNNNNNNNNNNNNNNNNNNNNNNNNNNNNNNNNNNNNNNNNNNNNNNNNNNNNNNNNNNNNNNNNNNNNNNNNNNNNNNNNNNNNNNNNNNNNNNNNNNNNNNNNNNNNNNNNNNNNNNNNNNNNNNNNNNNNNNNNNNNNNNNNNNNNNNNNNNNNNNNNNNNNNNNNNNNNNNNNNNNNNNNNNNNNNNNNNNNNNNNNNNNNNNNNNNNNNNNNNNNNNNNNNNNNNNNNNNNNNNNNNNNNNNNNNNNNNNNNNNNNNNNNNNNNNNNNNNNNNNNNNNNNNNNNNNNNNNNNNNNNNNNNNNNNNNNNNNNNNNNNNNNNNNNNNNNNNNNNNNNNNNNNNNNNNNNNNNNNNNNNNNNNNNNNNNNNNNNNNNNNNNNNNNNNNNNNNNNNNNNNNNNNNNNNNNNNNNNNNNNNNNNNNNNNNNNNNNNNNNNNNNNNNNNNNNNNNNNNNNNNNNNNNNNNNNNNNNNNNNCAGAAGTCCTCTTGCCGAAGCTGGTTCCAATTTGGTTTCTACCACTTGCAGTCAAGAGTCTCACGTTAGCCGCAACTTCTTGACATTTTCATCCTTACCTTTGATTTCACactgctcctctcctcttccccctttccAAGAAGAGTCAGCCCAGCCTCAGTGCTGCCAATTTCTCCTGACTCTggctatttatattttgaaaacctGGCCAATATTCTTGCTTCTAGCTATGCCTCTAGTAGTTCTGGATCGATAGGTTTCTCGAAGCCAGCTCCCATTTCAAACTACAACCAGGAGCCCTCACCAGAGAATCCAACTGAGAGTAGGCCAAGAGTAGGGCCCAAGaatctgtagttttaaaaaatacacgctggttgattctgatgtgcagccagATGGAAGCATCACTAGGCCAGATGAGCCAAAAAGCTTGTCAACTTGAAGAGTATAGGAGTGTCTTAGACATGGCACAAATTAACTGCTCAATCTCGTCAAGCTTCGAGAACTTCGAGTCTGGTTTACCTCACAGAAAGCAGAATGACTGCAGGCTTGGAAATAGGTAATAGCCGTTTCCAGCTGCTCTAAGAACTATCCTGCAGGGGCTTGGGATGACGTCACCATGGGGCACAGGCCTTATGGGGGCAGGCCTGGCCCTTTATACAAgctgcctttgatttccttcatgCCAGAGATGGATGATGCAGaggaaattcatttctttttaaagtgtagaGTTACATCACAAGACTGTACAGTATCTTATAAAGTGTCTTTCCAATGTGGCTATCTTCAAAGGAGCTGGGCATCATTATTCCCGAGGCAGCAGCCAAGCTGAAGTACAGGGGAGAAATTTTCTGTTACTCCATGGAGCAGTATCACCTTCGGAGCGGTCAAAACCGCTCTCCACCTCACGAGAGATGCCCAATGATGGAAATGGCACGGCGGCCCTTTTCTGAACGTGGATAAGGGAGAGTAGTGAGGGAGAGACTGGGTTTGCTGCGGGAGTCAGCCAAGTAAAGCAGCGACCGGCCTCACTCCTCACCTGATTCACTGACGTTTGGACAGTGGCTGAGCTGAACCTGCCTCCCCGACTCTCAACCTGGATTTTGGCATGTGCTGATTCACATCAGGCATGACACGACAGGTGTTTCAAGGCTTTCTTCCATCAGGAAGAAAGTTTGTATTTACCtcttacatttttatgttattatgttttgcttttatttcttctaagcCTGCAGAAATCGTGAGTTTAAgaatggggggctggggggggggctgggaatGATTAGAATCAAAGAAACTTTGCCATTTGGCCAAAAGTATCCCTCAACCCATAGCTGCGATGCTctgctttgctctttttcttttcttgctttccccTCCACTttcttgcttctctctttctgcttccctcccttctttcctctcctccccttctctcagcACATTCAAAGAGTGCCCTAAACGGTGACAAACTTGCATGTGCTTCCCTTATGACTAAACCCCTGGGCCTCTCGCCAACCCCCCACAGATGGCCCCGAACTGCAGGCACCCCCGGAGGAGAGCCCCACGTGTGCTTGGAACCGCCAGCGCGCAGCGTGGTGGGGAGTGCCGGTGTCTCGGTCCTGGGGGAAGGCAAAGCGGCTTCCAGGAGGAAACGGGCGTTTCCTTCCCACGCGCTCGAGCGAGCCCTGGGTCCCGGCCCCGAGactccaccctgcccctcccgGCGCTTCGGGAAAAGCCAGTCgccacacacaggcacacgcagGCCCCGGGGCCGCGCCCTAAGGAGAGCGGCACCCACGGCCAATTGCCATGGCAACCCCGGGGTTCGTTCCATTCCCCACCCAGCagatcaacccccccccccccccccttgccggCCCTGCAGCCAACCCGCGCGAGCGCGTCCCGGGAACGCGCTATAAAACCTGCGCCGGTGCCGCCGGGGGACAGAGGCGGGCGCCGGACCTGCAGCGGGGCCAGCCGGGCCGATCTGGGGCGCCAAGTCTCGTCTCGTCAAAGCGGGAGGGAAAAGCCCGATCATGCAGAGTGTGCAGAGTCTGTCGAAGCGGTGCTTTTGCCTGGGCTTTCTGCTGCTCCACGTCCTGGGACAGGTGAGTGGCGCGCCCCTAAGCTGCGTCTGCTTACTTTGCCCTAATGAGTGGCCCGCGCCCGGTGACCGAGTGGCTCTGCCTTCGATCTTTCCTGCTGAGAGCTTTCTCCTCGTCCCGCCTGCACCAGGTCGCTGCGACCCAGCGCTGTCCCGCCCAGTGTCCCGTGCGGTGTCCCAAGACGCCGCCAACCTGCGCCCCCGGGGTGAGGGCCGTGCTGGACGACTGCTCCTGCTGTCTGGTGTGCGCCCGCCAGCGCGGCGAGAGCTGCTCGCTGCTGGAGCCTTGCGAGGAGAGCCGCGGCCTCTTCTGCGACCGCAGAGCGGACCCCAACGCGGGAACCGGCATCTGCATGGGTAACCCGGCCCCCTGCgcctcctgccctctgctcccgCAAGCTGCCTTTTCCTCTCCTATTTCCTATTTGTGAcgtgcaaataataataatggtgatggTGCAGTAGGTGATGTTTGTGGAGCGCTTACTGTGCGCCAGGTATGgtctggggcggggcggggcggggtgcgGGTGCTTGCGGCTTTGGGGAGCCGCCAGAAGCCAGAGAGGAAACCTGCCCGCAAAGGTGAGAAGCATTCGTCACTTGCCTCTAGATAGAGGGGCAGCGGAGCAGAGTTTAGAGCCAGTGAAATCATTTCCTTTGGACATTTCCAAGGGGATGCTTGTGGGTGACGGGATTCTGGGATAACTCCCATGCTCACAGTTCCCCAGCACGTTTGTTTTCACACCTGTAATGGTCCTGTTTGAGCTAAAACAGCCCCTGGTCTCCTGGGACCACTATGTAACCCCAGTTTGGactgtgaataaaataaaatgcaggcaACGGGCCAGTCCAGGCTGGTGAGACCTAATCGATGGGGGATCATTTTTCCACGTGGTGCACCATTTAGTCTGAGGCTGcctgcatccctccaaccccACAAGAGGGATTGGAATaggcttctcctttcttctctaagCTGGTGATGATTTATTGTGCTGGAGTGCCAAGGAATCCCAGCACCCTTCCCGATTTGACCAGTTAACCTGTTTGGAGAATACAAAGTgcacttttgtctttttaattctaaCCTGCTGGAataggagaggtcaaggaggttCTAGCTAAATGACTTTATCATTGGGAGCAAGAGCTGTGGCACCTGGGGAGTGTCACTTCTTAGTTGTGCTcctctttcttcatctgcaaaataagtgGCAGGATGAGATGGGTTTCTTCTTGCTTAGGGAGGCCTCCGGGAGGACATCTCTCTGCCAGAGATAGAgaagaaactaggaaaagaaggacCCGAGGTTTGCATGTAGCTTTTCTAGCTGTGTTGTTGTttattctctctgcccttccctctgtgcCTTGCTCCCCTGACGCCCTAGCTGTAGAAGGAGACAACTGCGTGTTTGATGGGGTCATTTACCAAAGTGGAGAGACCTTTCAGCCAAGCTGCAAATACCAGTGCACCTGCAGAGACGGGCAGATTGGCTGTGTGCCCCGCTGCGAGGAAGAcctgctcctgccccagcctGACTGCCCAGCTCCCAGGAAAGTCGAAGTGCCCGGGGAGTGCTGTGAAAAGTGGATCTGTGACTCAAATGAGAAGGCAGAATTAGGAGGCCTTGCCCTTCCAGGTAAAATACTCAGGATACCTGACGGTGATCAGAGCCCAGGTTAAATGCAGGCAGGAGGCACGTATCCTCTTTGGGGATCTGCAACGAGAAACTGGCCTCAGTTTCTGCCCATTCGGTTGTGGATTCCAGATTGCCCACTGAGATCAAGCACATCACGTGTTGGAATCCTAGCCAAGTTGTTGAAGTATGCACACAGTTTCTCCTAAAGAGAACCTGCTGCATTCAGTGGTTCTTTTGATTAAGGGGATTGATTTTATCTTATTGGATGACTGCTGTTTAGATTTTCATCTGCCCCCATTTGACCCTTAAAAACATCacaaagataaaagtaaaaaatataaattatcacTCTTTTCTGGATTCTGTGTATTACCTTGGGCTCTCAAGTAGCATCCGTAAAGACTGCTACTTTTCCCTGAACCGGTATCACAGAGACCTGTCACTTTTCCAGATGCTGGCGGAAGGGTGAAGggtctttgttttgcttttctttttgttttatcgtataaaggaaattgttttttgaaaagaaaaattcaagagtCAGGAGAGACTATTTTAGAAGCCATTAATCACCCAGATTATTTATACTGGCAGTACATGGAGCTTTACAGTTTTTCTGAGGTCAGAAATGATCAACCATGACCTACAGATAGGAAAACTGCCATGTAGAAGAGAGAGCCCCAAGCCATACATGTTAAGTGTTGGGACAGAACTTTTTGTAATCAAAGTCCAAGTGTCTATATCCCATAATCCAAACAACCAGTTTTACCAGTCTAGAGCAAAGTATTTCAAAGTATTGCCTTGAGTTGAGAGGTTCTAATTGCTCATCTAATTAAAATTCCATCGTGATCCTTTTTCTGTACAAAATCGCATGTTGAAAACGCTACAGTTTATGGAATGGCTGTTGATGCTATACTGTTCTACATTCTTGAGACTACCAGGCTTCTTTGAGACAGCGTCTCCCAAGCTTCTTAAGGACAATTCAACAGTCCTTCTTCAAAGCTTTCTTAAAGGCCTACACTGTGCTGGTATTGTGCTACCTCTTTAGGGTTTATAAATACAGAGATCCAGTTCTGGCCCCTGAAAGCACCTGAGTTTAGTAGGTACAGAATTGAATGAACCCTCTTTCCAATGATGGTTGAAAGGACCACTCAGCAATCCCCATGGTTTACTCGATATGGCCACCTTGATTTGTACATCCCACAGCCTACAGGACAGAAGCCACTGTAGGTGTTGCAGTCTCTGACTCAAGCATCAACTGCATTGAGCAGACCACGGAGTGGAGCGCATGCTCCAAGAGCTGTGGCATGGGTTTTTCCACCCGGGTCACCAACCGGAATCCACAGTGTGAGATGGTGAAGCAGACTCGCCTCTGCATGGTGCGGCCCTGTGAACAAGAACACAAGCAACCGACAGATAAGGTAGGAGCCTGGAGGCAGCCAGAGGAGGTCATGTTGCCTGATGGGCATCTGGGCTCTAGACAGTCACCGTGACACTGTGATACTTGTTGCCTCGGAGGTCAGCTGTAGCTGGGAGTGAGCCCcagaggaaaggcagggaggTTCCTGAAATGAGTGAGTTtaccttgtttttcttccttctctttaatgTATTGAAATATCCCAAGCAACTCACAGCCGGTCCACAGGTAAAGAGGGTGGAGCCGGAGTTGAGAATGATCTGGCAAATCTCACTGCATTCCTGGAGAAAAACTGGCAGCTCAGTTGCTGAGCACAGTTGATTTGAGAGAAGTGATTTCTGACCTCGGTTTTCTTCACCCCTTTAGGCTTGATCTGCAGGAAGCACAGGATAGAAACCATGTCTTCCTTACTCAGCCCTCAGTCCCCAACATCCTACCTGTACATATTGTGTGCTTGATACACAATCGTGGAcgaataaatgaatgggtgtctgggaattattttcagtattttaaaaagtctagtgGGAATAGTATATTTGCCAGCATAAGGCGATATGTGCCAAATAAAATagcacatttctttccttttttgctgGAATTATATCAACTCAGTATGTTAACACGGAGTATAAGGCATGTGGATCAGAAGCTCTGATTGGTTCCTGATGACATCACACGTCTTGTTACCAGAGCCCTAGATCAGATAAATTCAATACCCAAATTGAACCATTAGTTGGAAATTTGCACAAACTTAAtgctaaaataaaacagtttctAGCAATGAAAGATTTACATATCTCCACACTGAGGCAATATCATCTAATGCCTAAGGGTGcaactctggagccagacagcctaAAACCCTGGCTTACTCCATGAACTAGCTGTGGAATCTGGGTCCATTTTCTTAACCTCTAAGCCTCAATTCCTTCCCCCATATAATGGGACCGTCGACAGTACCTACCTCAAAGTTGTCATGAAGATTAAGTAGAATGAATTTGCAAAGTGTCTGGGCATAGATTACTCTGTTAACATTAGGCACCATTACTTAACATTAGGCCTCATTTCCATTTGTTGCTAAAATGAGAGTCTCTAGTGGTCATATTAGTTAAATAGCTACTTAGCTATATGACTTGGAAGTCCATCCTAATTTATGTTTCTTCCACCAATTTTGAAATAACACCTAGAAGCATCTTATCTCTAAGATAAGCTAGAAGCTGCACCTTCCCACACTTAGGGgaattctatttatttagttatttgtttatttatttatttatgtaatgtgtatttatttttgagagacacacacacacagtgagagtgagggaggggcagagagagggagacacagaatccaagcaggctcaagctagagcctgatgcagggctcaaactcatgaaccatgagatcatgacctgagctgaagttggacatttaaccaactgagccacttaattatttttttattaaaatttttttttatatttttatttatttttgagagagagatagtatatgagcaggggaggggcagagaaagagggagacacagaatccgaagcaggctccagactctgagctgtcagcacagagcctgacgcagggctcaaactcatgaaccaagagatcatgacctgagctgacatcagacgcttaaccaactgagccacacaggtgccccacacacTTAGGGAATTCTAACATACCTATTGCACAGTTATGTAGATTCACCCACAAAGCcacctttgtctctctttctctgttcccctctcctgtctgtctctctgcttctctctctctctctctctctctctctctctctctctctctcacacacacacacacacacacacacacacacacacatatccacacaCTCAGATGTTACTGATCTTGTACCTTTTTTGTGGACATTATCAAGAATATATGCTACACATTAAATATGAAAAGGTAAGAAACAAGAGACCCTTACTACTGTCAAGGACACACTTGCTTCTTTATTAAATAAGGCATTTCCATGTCATGCctctaaaattttgctttttctattgtttctttcgccaaaatttatatttttaatgtaacttgCACCCAGTTTAATATTAGGAAGTATTATATTTGAGATACATACATTTCATAAAGAttcaaaaatttatttggaaTCTAGGGAAATACTAGCATAATAATCATTACTTCCTAACACCAAGAGATGTTTCAGTGTGCTTCTCAAAGACCAGCAGCAGCATCTAAGAACTcgttagaaatacaaattactGGGGCTCACATCAGACCTATTGAATCGGAAACCATGGATCTAAGGCCCAATAATCTATGTTTTAGCAAACTTTCTAGAAGATTCTGATGTACAATACAATTTGAGAGCCACTGAtttaagagaatcccaagcctcaGCTCTCCATAGCTGTG
This genomic window contains:
- the CCN3 gene encoding CCN family member 3, whose amino-acid sequence is MQSVQSLSKRCFCLGFLLLHVLGQVAATQRCPAQCPVRCPKTPPTCAPGVRAVLDDCSCCLVCARQRGESCSLLEPCEESRGLFCDRRADPNAGTGICMAVEGDNCVFDGVIYQSGETFQPSCKYQCTCRDGQIGCVPRCEEDLLLPQPDCPAPRKVEVPGECCEKWICDSNEKAELGGLALPAYRTEATVGVAVSDSSINCIEQTTEWSACSKSCGMGFSTRVTNRNPQCEMVKQTRLCMVRPCEQEHKQPTDKKGKKCLRTTKSLKAIHLQFKNCTSLHTYKPRYCGVCSDGRCCTPHNTKTIQVEFQCSPGQIIKKPVMTIGTCTCHSNCPHNHEALLQELKPNTSRGEM